The sequence AGATTTCTGCCTGCGCCCGCATAATCGCCTGCAGCCTTTCCCTTCTCAACTCGGGCACAACCTGTCCGCGCATCCTGCCCGCCTTTGTTTCCGGTTCCCTTGAAAACTCATACCCGGCAAGCCGGTCAAACTGCACCCTTTTGATAAAATCAAACAGCTCCTGAAACTCCCTTTCACCCTCACCTGGAAAGCCGGTGATTATTGTGGTTCTGATGTGCATCTCTGGAATCATCTTCAGCCGTTCAAGTAACCGTTCCACATCCCTGCGCCGGTAATGCCGGTTCATCCGCTCAAGAATTTTATCAGCAATGTGCTGAATGGGCAGGTCAATATAACGGCAAAGTTTCGGATTTGAACCAAACTGCTCAATCACATCCTCCCCAAGGTGCTTGGGATAAGCGTACATCAACCTTAACCACCTTATCCCCTTTATCTGGCTCAATCTGTCAATAAGCCTGCCCAGGCAGGGTCTGCCATAAATGTCCTTGCCATAATTGGTGGTGTCCTGAGCAATCAGGACCAGCTCCTTCACACCCAAATCTGCCAGTCCTTCAGCCTCAAGAACAATCTCCTCAATTCTGCGCGAGCGGAAAGGACCACGAATCCTGGGAATCAGGCAGTAACTGCAATGGTTGTCACAGCC is a genomic window of candidate division WOR-3 bacterium containing:
- a CDS encoding MiaB/RimO family radical SAM methylthiotransferase, yielding DNWVGLNQLNEIPQMVDPCCQEQPPARVISTPSHYAYIKIADGCDNHCSYCLIPRIRGPFRSRRIEEIVLEAEGLADLGVKELVLIAQDTTNYGKDIYGRPCLGRLIDRLSQIKGIRWLRLMYAYPKHLGEDVIEQFGSNPKLCRYIDLPIQHIADKILERMNRHYRRRDVERLLERLKMIPEMHIRTTIITGFPGEGEREFQELFDFIKRVQFDRLAGYEFSREPETKAGRMRGQVVPELRRERLQAIMRAQAEISRAKLGSLIGRRLLVLADFPNEGRTEWDAPEIDGRVVIKERVKPGGFVRLLIKDATVHDLVA